The genomic region AGCGTCGAAATGAACGCCCCGACGGCGTCGTCGACCGCCTGAAAGACCTCGCGAGCGGCGGGAAAGGCCTCGGAGAGATCCTTGCCCATGCCCACCTTCTGCGACCCCTGACCAGGCAGCAGCAGCACGTATTCCATGTGGTTCCGGATTGCGAGTTCGGAGGGCGTGGCGCTCAGAAGCGAGCGACCAGCGATCCCCACGTGAAGCCGGCGCCGAAGGCCGCGAAGAGCACGGTTGATCCTTCCTTCACGCGTCCCTGCTCTACCGCATCGCTCAGCGCGATCGGGATCGAGGCCGCCGAGGTGTTGCCGAAGCGATCGACGTTGACGAACACCTTGTCCATCGAGATGCCGGCATGCTTGGCCGTGGCCTCGATGATGCGCACGTTTGCCTGATGGGGAATGAGTAGATCGACGTCGGCCGCCGTGATCCGCGCGATGTCGAGCGCCCGATCGGTCGCTTCGGCCATCGACCGCACGGCGTGCTTGAACACTTCGCGGCCGGCCATGCGCACATAGTGCCGCTTCTGCTCGAACACTTCGGGCGAGAACGGCTCCGCGCCGCCGCCCGCCGGACGCCACAGCAGTTCGGCGAGCGCACCATCAGAGCGCATGAACGACGACAACACGCCCTTGGTCCCGCCCCGCTCCTTGTTGCGGCGCAGCACGGTCGCACCGGCGCCATCCGCAAACAAAATGCAGGTATTCCGATCGGTCCAATCGACGATCGTGCTGAGCATCTCCGCGCCGATGACCAGCACCGTATCGGCCGATCCGCTGGCGATGAGCGACTCACCCATGATCGCGCCATACAGCCACCCCGAACAGGCAGCCGAGATGTCAAAGGCTGCGGCTCGCGTGCATCCGAGTGCCGTCTGAATCTCGACGGCCG from Gemmatimonas sp. harbors:
- a CDS encoding beta-ketoacyl-ACP synthase III, which translates into the protein MKRPIAYIAGTGHAVPKNIMTNADIAAMGLETNDDWIVDRTGIKQRHIAKDGETLTSLSAEASRMAMARAGVQPGEIDVIILGTASPDHLLPATAVEIQTALGCTRAAAFDISAACSGWLYGAIMGESLIASGSADTVLVIGAEMLSTIVDWTDRNTCILFADGAGATVLRRNKERGGTKGVLSSFMRSDGALAELLWRPAGGGAEPFSPEVFEQKRHYVRMAGREVFKHAVRSMAEATDRALDIARITAADVDLLIPHQANVRIIEATAKHAGISMDKVFVNVDRFGNTSAASIPIALSDAVEQGRVKEGSTVLFAAFGAGFTWGSLVARF